The region ATATTACAAACACATTCATCAGGCGCTGGACTTCAAACCGCATATAACTATGGACGACGGCGCTGATCTTGTCTCAACGCTCAACAGTGATCGCAGAGAACTCATTGAAGGGGTGATGGCCGGAACCGAGGAGACAACCACGGGGGTTATTCGCCTCAAGGCAATGGCGGCTGATGGAAAACTCCCATTCCCGGTGATAGCAGTCAATGATTCCAAGACCAAGCATTTCTTCGACAATCGTTATGGCACCGGTCAGTCAACGCTCGACGGCATCATGCGAGCCACCAATATGCTTATCGCCGGTTCGACTGTTGTCGTGGCCGGATACGGCTGGTGCGGTCGTGGTCTGGCTGTTCGCGCCAAAGGAATGGGCGCGAATGTGATTGTCACCGAAGTCGATCCAGTCAAGGCCATCGAGGCCACGATGGATGGATTCATGGTCATGCCGATGTCACAGGCAGCCCCCAAAGGAGATCTTTTTGTCACGCTTACCGGGGATATTCACGTCATCCGGCTGGAACATTTCAAAAAGATGAAGGAGGGGGCAATTGTCTGCAATTCAGGGCATTTCAATGTCGAACTTGATCTTGATGCTCTGAACAAAGCTACTAAGAAACGTCGACTCGTGCGACCCCATGTTGAGGAGTATATTCTCAAAGGAAAACGCATTTACATTCTTGCCGAGGGACGCCTGATAAATCTAACCGCCGCCGAGGGACACCCGGCCATGGTGATGGATATGTCGTTTGCCAACCAGGCGCTGGCGGCAGAATATGTGGTGAAGAATTATCAGAAATTTGAACGGCAGGTCTATGTGGTGCCGGAGAAGATTGATGAGAAAATCGCAGCATTGAAGCTGAGATCGATGGGCATTCGCATCGACCGCCTGACTGCTGAACAAAGAGAATATCTCTCTTCGTGGGAAATGGGGACGTAGGGGCAGCAACAAGAGGGAAAAGGAACTGCTAAAGCCGTGGGAAGGAGATCTGTGCAGGCGGAGGAAGGACGGGTTCCAAACAGCCACGAACGTGCATTTGAGATAGCTCAGGCAGGCACAGTGCGGGCGAGCTTATGTGTTTCCCTGGCGTTCTGTATCGCTTATGTAGACATACGTCGCCTACTCTGGGGTGTACCCTAAACAGCGGAGTGGTTTTATCACTCAGTATTTCACAAGCCAATCCTTCTGCCGGGAGTGTTGATGTTGTTAGTGCTGACGGCAATGGCGTTTAATGCCCGCACGTATTGGTACCTTGGACAGGAAGGTGTATCCGCTATCTTTGAAGGATTGGTGAGAACTTTCAACTGCAGAACCTTCAGACCGCTGTTGATCGTACCAATCTTCGTGGGACTCTTCGAGTTACTTATGTGGGTTATACCGTAGATTGCCTCGAACTTCGTTCATTGGTGTGTCTGACGCTCTACCGAGCCTTGCTGGCCAGCCGGAACGCCCAAATGGCCAGCACGGTCATCACTGGACCGCCGATCCATGAAATTGAGATCGGGACCAGCCATGATCCCATTTGAATGGGCCAGCCAGAGAAGACCCGGCACCAGTGCATCAAAGCAATGGCTGCAAAGAACACGCCCGAGATAATTAAATACTGCCGTCTTCCCAATTTTCTATCCTCCCCACTACGGGGTGAGTCATAAAACTGCTCATCTTAGTCCATCAATCTAAACAGAAGAAACGCTACCCCTCCAGTCAGAGCAATGACACCAAGAATGACCATCACAAAACTACCCTCGGTAAAACCGATATTGGTCCGGTAGGGATCGAT is a window of Candidatus Zixiibacteriota bacterium DNA encoding:
- the ahcY gene encoding adenosylhomocysteinase produces the protein MAIKSDIANRRLARQGKSKIEWAERNMPVLSLIRERFKKEKPLRGTKLACCLHVTTETANLARTLKAGGATVALCASNPLSTQDDTAASLVKDFGINVFAIHGENNRTYYKHIHQALDFKPHITMDDGADLVSTLNSDRRELIEGVMAGTEETTTGVIRLKAMAADGKLPFPVIAVNDSKTKHFFDNRYGTGQSTLDGIMRATNMLIAGSTVVVAGYGWCGRGLAVRAKGMGANVIVTEVDPVKAIEATMDGFMVMPMSQAAPKGDLFVTLTGDIHVIRLEHFKKMKEGAIVCNSGHFNVELDLDALNKATKKRRLVRPHVEEYILKGKRIYILAEGRLINLTAAEGHPAMVMDMSFANQALAAEYVVKNYQKFERQVYVVPEKIDEKIAALKLRSMGIRIDRLTAEQREYLSSWEMGT